In Mucilaginibacter celer, one DNA window encodes the following:
- a CDS encoding GNAT family N-acetyltransferase: protein MKYDDIPLVNNEAIHNFELTVDGYRAFIDYKRKDDKIYLIHTEVPVELEGKGVASAIVEKAFTYIEENHLKLIPLCVYVASYLKRHPEWSRILAIHN, encoded by the coding sequence ATGAAATACGACGATATTCCCCTGGTAAATAACGAAGCCATTCACAACTTTGAATTAACGGTTGATGGATACCGTGCTTTTATCGACTATAAGCGAAAAGATGATAAAATTTACCTGATCCATACCGAGGTGCCGGTTGAGCTTGAGGGTAAAGGTGTGGCTTCGGCCATTGTTGAAAAGGCTTTTACTTATATCGAAGAAAATCACTTAAAACTGATTCCGCTTTGTGTTTATGTGGCCAGTTATCTGAAAAGGCACCCGGAATGGTCGCGGATTTTGGCAATTCATAACTAA
- a CDS encoding universal stress protein has product MKTILIPVDFSETSSNAIKYATDLSRDAAVKKIILLKSFYTSVYEQILPTPDFLQLSADDIETERQEIESQLTFLGQKLQNRCGETIEVETTISNEPVLRAIYQVIQDKHPDLLIVGSDATGEVSMIGEQIIEIAKSSPVKVLIIPANSVYKRIEQAVVPCDFEAVARLGLLQGLNNSHGWLNPKLMILYVDPKKKHIGREDEYEAAVKQLVNCYECKLYYSEDKNVVKGILDFAGGNNVQLIIALPGRHSFFYNLTHSSITDALSFNARLPVLILK; this is encoded by the coding sequence ATGAAAACCATACTGATACCGGTAGATTTTTCGGAAACAAGTTCGAATGCCATCAAGTACGCTACCGACCTGAGCCGGGATGCGGCCGTAAAAAAAATCATCCTGCTTAAAAGTTTTTATACATCAGTATATGAACAGATTTTACCCACGCCCGATTTTTTGCAGCTAAGCGCCGATGATATTGAAACCGAGCGCCAGGAAATAGAAAGCCAGCTAACCTTTTTGGGCCAGAAACTCCAAAACCGCTGTGGCGAAACCATCGAGGTGGAAACCACCATAAGTAACGAACCGGTTTTAAGGGCCATATACCAGGTAATTCAGGATAAACACCCCGATTTGCTTATAGTAGGCAGCGATGCCACGGGCGAAGTGAGCATGATAGGCGAACAGATTATTGAAATAGCTAAAAGCAGCCCGGTTAAAGTGCTCATCATTCCGGCAAACTCGGTCTACAAAAGAATTGAGCAGGCCGTGGTTCCCTGCGATTTTGAAGCCGTAGCCCGTTTGGGCTTGTTGCAGGGTTTAAATAATTCGCATGGTTGGTTAAACCCCAAGCTGATGATTTTATATGTCGATCCGAAGAAGAAACACATCGGGCGCGAGGATGAGTATGAGGCCGCGGTTAAACAATTGGTAAATTGTTACGAATGTAAGCTTTACTATTCGGAGGATAAGAATGTGGTAAAAGGGATACTTGATTTTGCCGGCGGTAACAACGTGCAACTGATTATTGCATTACCCGGCAGGCATAGCTTTTTTTACAATTTAACCCATAGCAGTATTACCGATGCCCTTTCGTTTAATGCCCGGCTCCCGGTATTGATACTGAAATAG
- a CDS encoding zinc-binding dehydrogenase, whose protein sequence is MKALVFEQAGNAADVIQVKYLAFPKPGPGQLLIRVKASPIHPADLLFVAGKYRYQPVFPQVAGLEGAGYVEDAGHDSIVTKGSFVAFSKIGAWAEYVVVDEQDVVVLPDEFPLEKAAQLLLNSYTAYGLIQEAKVKSGDWLLLTAGNSTVSRIVIQLAAEKGICVIAAVRDEKQKDELLALKAEAVIAPPPGTLKSTIDTITKGRGLTAAIDAVGGSLASEVITALAPAGHLMVYGMLEQQATAYFNAEVVLKNLVIKGFGVRGYVAGLSHEEKTQMISHLVHSIGRTEFQLAASAVYKPEEFAEAFACNIGGKVLFGF, encoded by the coding sequence ATGAAAGCACTGGTATTTGAACAGGCCGGCAATGCTGCCGATGTAATTCAGGTAAAATATTTGGCCTTTCCCAAACCAGGGCCGGGGCAGTTACTTATACGTGTAAAAGCCAGTCCGATACATCCGGCCGATTTACTTTTTGTTGCCGGCAAATACCGGTATCAGCCGGTTTTTCCGCAGGTTGCAGGGCTTGAAGGTGCAGGCTATGTTGAAGACGCCGGACACGACAGCATTGTTACTAAAGGCAGTTTTGTAGCATTCAGTAAAATTGGTGCATGGGCCGAATATGTGGTAGTTGATGAGCAGGATGTTGTTGTGTTGCCCGATGAATTTCCGTTAGAGAAAGCCGCCCAACTGTTGCTTAACTCGTATACCGCCTATGGTTTGATACAGGAAGCCAAAGTAAAAAGCGGCGACTGGCTGCTGCTTACCGCCGGAAACTCCACCGTATCGCGCATAGTGATTCAACTGGCTGCCGAAAAGGGGATTTGCGTTATTGCTGCCGTAAGGGATGAAAAACAAAAGGATGAACTGCTTGCCCTCAAAGCCGAGGCTGTTATTGCCCCTCCACCCGGCACACTTAAATCAACTATCGATACCATTACCAAAGGCAGAGGATTAACAGCTGCCATTGACGCCGTGGGGGGGAGCCTTGCCTCTGAAGTAATTACTGCGTTGGCTCCCGCCGGGCATTTAATGGTGTACGGCATGCTTGAGCAACAGGCAACTGCTTATTTTAATGCCGAAGTGGTGCTCAAAAATTTGGTTATTAAAGGTTTTGGAGTGAGGGGATATGTTGCAGGCCTGTCGCACGAGGAAAAAACACAGATGATAAGCCATTTGGTACACTCTATCGGCCGGACAGAATTTCAGCTGGCAGCATCGGCTGTTTACAAACCGGAGGAGTTTGCGGAGGCTTTTGCCTGCAACATAGGTGGAAAAGTACTGTTTGGATTTTGA
- a CDS encoding class I SAM-dependent methyltransferase, producing MGNNLQQLYGNIDIYLFDQLLKGRFDNCTTVLDAGCGGGRNIVYFLNNGFEVYGVDQSTEAIEAVRQISASLAPANPLNNFSVAPVEDLPFDDDQFDVVICSAVLHFAQDAEHFDNMVRSLWRVLKPGGHFFARLASDIGIEELVKPLGNFRYLLPDGSERFLVSEDVLMEYTETLGGKLFEPLKTTNVQNLRCMTTWCMHKL from the coding sequence ATGGGCAATAACCTTCAACAACTATACGGCAATATTGATATCTACCTGTTTGATCAGTTACTGAAAGGGCGTTTTGATAACTGCACTACAGTGCTTGATGCCGGCTGCGGTGGCGGGCGCAATATCGTTTACTTTTTAAACAATGGCTTTGAGGTGTACGGCGTTGACCAAAGCACCGAAGCCATTGAAGCAGTAAGGCAAATCTCGGCAAGCCTGGCTCCTGCCAACCCTCTGAATAATTTTTCGGTTGCCCCGGTTGAGGATCTGCCTTTTGATGATGATCAGTTTGACGTGGTGATTTGCAGCGCAGTGCTCCATTTTGCACAGGATGCTGAGCATTTTGATAACATGGTACGTTCACTGTGGCGCGTGCTTAAACCCGGCGGTCATTTTTTTGCAAGGCTGGCTTCTGATATCGGCATTGAAGAACTGGTTAAACCCCTGGGCAATTTCCGCTACCTGCTGCCTGATGGTTCTGAGCGTTTTTTGGTAAGCGAAGACGTGCTGATGGAGTACACCGAAACCCTGGGCGGCAAACTGTTTGAACCTTTAAAAACCACCAATGTGCAAAACCTGCGTTGTATGACAACCTGGTGCATGCACAAACTTTAA
- a CDS encoding adenylyl-sulfate kinase codes for MILLICGLSGSGKTTLAQSVKMRLSDTDIPVEIIDADVYRQKLFPNLGYTKEDRFENIRRLGFIAGKLSGHGLVTIISAINPYDVIRRELIASYPNVKLVHVDCPVKTLMQRDTKGLYRRALLPENHPDKVGNLSGVNDPFQIPSSPDVYINTHITPLAEGTETLAAFIMDQYQHQQNQYVYQHKAS; via the coding sequence ATGATCCTATTAATATGCGGGTTATCCGGTTCGGGAAAAACTACCCTTGCACAAAGTGTTAAAATGCGTTTGTCGGATACCGACATCCCCGTCGAAATAATTGATGCCGATGTATACCGGCAAAAACTGTTCCCCAACCTTGGCTACACTAAGGAAGACAGGTTTGAAAATATCCGCCGCCTGGGTTTTATTGCCGGTAAGCTATCGGGCCATGGCCTGGTAACCATTATCAGCGCCATTAACCCCTACGATGTGATCCGCCGCGAACTGATCGCCTCCTATCCCAATGTAAAACTGGTTCATGTAGATTGCCCGGTTAAAACCCTGATGCAGCGCGATACCAAGGGCTTATACCGCCGGGCATTGCTGCCCGAAAACCATCCCGACAAGGTAGGTAACCTAAGCGGTGTGAATGATCCCTTCCAGATCCCATCTTCGCCCGATGTGTATATCAATACTCATATTACCCCGCTTGCCGAAGGCACTGAAACTCTTGCTGCCTTTATTATGGATCAATACCAGCACCAACAAAACCAGTACGTTTATCAACATAAAGCATCATGA
- a CDS encoding sulfotransferase, whose protein sequence is MTQTLIIAGMHRSGTSLITNWLSRCGMQIGERLCVGNAGNVEGHFEDVEFLKLHEEILNCNSLDISGLVENKHIKIPLYQLEKLKAVIGIKQELYEQWAWKDPRTCLFLDTYTELLPDAKYLVITRNFQSVVSSLLRREFAYIDKKYMARNYIQRLAWTKFRRKRRREAFWHDHAGAFLKIWISYNEEILRTIKKLKPDEYLVTNYAQLLENDSDVFNFLTGKWNLSLNYFDFKDVYKQELMGKAEDISDYVPDKSLLIKATYLVKRLNSHMRGAESFGEHD, encoded by the coding sequence ATGACCCAAACTTTAATCATAGCGGGCATGCATCGCTCGGGCACATCGCTTATTACCAACTGGCTTAGCCGCTGCGGTATGCAGATTGGCGAGCGCCTTTGCGTTGGCAACGCAGGCAATGTTGAAGGCCATTTTGAAGATGTGGAGTTTTTAAAACTGCACGAAGAGATCCTGAACTGCAACAGCCTGGATATCTCGGGCCTGGTTGAAAATAAGCACATTAAAATACCGCTGTACCAGCTCGAAAAGCTGAAAGCTGTTATTGGGATTAAGCAGGAGTTGTATGAGCAATGGGCCTGGAAAGATCCGCGTACCTGCCTGTTTTTGGATACGTATACCGAATTGCTGCCCGATGCAAAGTATCTGGTGATCACCCGCAATTTTCAATCGGTAGTAAGTTCACTGCTGAGGCGGGAGTTTGCGTATATCGACAAAAAGTATATGGCGCGTAATTATATTCAGCGCCTGGCCTGGACTAAATTTCGCCGTAAACGCCGCCGCGAGGCATTTTGGCATGATCATGCCGGGGCGTTTTTAAAAATATGGATCAGTTATAATGAAGAGATTCTGCGTACCATAAAAAAACTAAAGCCCGACGAGTACCTGGTTACCAACTATGCCCAGCTGCTTGAAAACGACAGCGATGTTTTCAACTTTTTAACCGGCAAATGGAACCTGAGCCTTAATTACTTTGATTTTAAAGATGTGTACAAACAGGAGCTAATGGGTAAAGCCGAAGATATAAGCGACTATGTGCCTGATAAATCACTCCTGATTAAAGCCACCTACCTGGTTAAAAGGTTAAACAGCCACATGCGGGGCGCCGAGAGTTTTGGCGAGCATGATTGA
- a CDS encoding UPF0158 family protein: protein MVIEVKSETIKEIAEWLDAGMLVFLHKTTGEVVNYPDELEFSDVEDMWEDVTGKIEADRDSYIAFEPMPSSQAFRIMESFIAGIDDVRTGGVFTTAISQRKLFRHFNDLLHSYPGLRQEWFVYKAERYFEYVKDEIDFAFGSDDD, encoded by the coding sequence ATAGTAATTGAAGTAAAATCAGAAACAATAAAGGAAATAGCCGAATGGCTTGACGCCGGCATGCTGGTATTTTTACATAAAACAACCGGAGAGGTAGTAAATTACCCCGACGAGCTGGAGTTTTCGGATGTTGAAGATATGTGGGAAGATGTAACCGGCAAGATTGAGGCCGACCGCGACAGCTACATCGCTTTCGAACCGATGCCCAGTTCGCAGGCTTTCAGAATTATGGAAAGTTTTATAGCTGGGATAGATGACGTGCGCACAGGGGGCGTATTTACCACGGCTATTTCACAACGCAAACTTTTCAGGCATTTTAATGATCTGCTGCATTCATACCCCGGCTTGCGCCAGGAATGGTTTGTTTATAAAGCAGAGCGGTATTTTGAATATGTAAAGGATGAGATTGATTTTGCCTTCGGTAGTGACGATGATTAA
- a CDS encoding SWIM zinc finger family protein, translated as MKIVENNEGFTIYNFDRQINAKILQRGEGYYENGAVLNLDEDRGTWTAEVEGTENYEVTVSLTGHQDINSYFCDCPYDGKICKHVVAVLFQLRDEIKILLSAPQKISNKQKFEVLLNKITADEYRNFIAHHAKKDKNFKAAFELFFADKDDNDDAGQKYVQTVKNAFRKFSMQAYDYRGQRTFMREVDKLIGDTHHLIEKNKLSAAFNMGAAILEEMMEVWLYADDSDGAISERISDSIQLISEFTELSGLTDKLKEEIFSFLAKQLKNERYFDADLGDDLYYIFEKVALNLNREKAAFDFLDRMIEAASKDIYSYRRNMFIAWKDELLKKIHERKI; from the coding sequence GTGAAAATAGTTGAAAATAACGAAGGGTTTACAATCTATAATTTCGACCGGCAGATCAATGCCAAAATACTTCAGCGCGGCGAAGGATATTATGAAAACGGTGCCGTACTGAACCTTGATGAAGACCGAGGCACCTGGACTGCCGAAGTTGAGGGCACCGAAAATTATGAAGTAACGGTAAGCCTGACCGGCCATCAGGACATCAATAGTTATTTTTGCGATTGTCCGTATGATGGCAAAATTTGCAAACACGTGGTAGCAGTACTGTTTCAGCTGCGCGATGAAATCAAAATCCTCTTATCGGCACCTCAAAAAATATCAAACAAACAAAAATTCGAGGTACTGCTTAATAAAATAACTGCTGATGAGTACCGGAATTTCATAGCTCACCACGCTAAAAAGGACAAGAACTTTAAAGCAGCCTTTGAACTGTTTTTTGCCGATAAGGATGATAACGATGATGCCGGGCAAAAATATGTACAAACGGTTAAAAATGCCTTCAGAAAGTTTAGCATGCAGGCTTATGATTATCGCGGGCAGAGGACATTTATGCGTGAAGTTGATAAATTAATTGGAGACACCCATCATTTAATAGAAAAGAATAAGCTTTCTGCAGCCTTCAATATGGGGGCCGCGATTTTGGAAGAAATGATGGAAGTGTGGCTCTATGCCGATGATTCGGACGGGGCTATCAGCGAGCGGATTTCTGATTCGATCCAACTGATCAGCGAGTTTACCGAACTAAGCGGGTTAACTGATAAACTTAAGGAAGAAATTTTTTCCTTTTTAGCTAAACAGCTTAAAAACGAACGATATTTTGATGCCGATCTTGGAGACGATCTGTACTACATTTTCGAGAAAGTGGCGCTTAATCTAAACCGGGAAAAGGCAGCTTTTGATTTTCTGGACAGGATGATTGAAGCCGCCTCAAAAGACATCTACAGTTACCGCAGGAATATGTTTATAGCGTGGAAAGATGAGCTTCTTAAAAAAATACACGAAAGAAAAATTTAG
- a CDS encoding VOC family protein: MKQSIAHIALLVKDYDEALNFYVTKLGFEVIEDTPLADNKRWVLIRPPGNTGCCLLLAKAANQQQLLAVGNQTGGRVFLFLETDDFYRDYNNMLAVNISFVRQPVVESYGIVAVFEDLYGNLWDLIQHTT; the protein is encoded by the coding sequence ATGAAGCAATCAATAGCCCATATCGCTTTATTGGTTAAAGATTATGACGAGGCCCTTAATTTTTATGTAACCAAACTTGGGTTTGAGGTTATAGAAGATACCCCGTTAGCTGATAATAAGCGTTGGGTATTGATCCGGCCTCCCGGCAATACCGGGTGCTGCCTGTTGTTGGCAAAAGCCGCCAACCAGCAACAATTGTTGGCTGTTGGCAATCAAACGGGAGGCAGGGTATTTCTGTTTCTTGAAACCGATGATTTTTATCGCGATTATAACAATATGTTGGCCGTTAATATATCGTTTGTGCGCCAGCCTGTAGTAGAAAGTTATGGGATTGTTGCTGTATTTGAGGATTTGTATGGAAATTTATGGGACCTTATCCAACACACTACATGA
- a CDS encoding thioredoxin family protein translates to MDFETYQQLFFDTLNSPAPAAPYDNPDYLNYTRLNWSRQQRWLKVGVLNTTLTDAIENIVNEQQWTVITELWCGDASHTIPFIHRLSELNPLIKVDYQLRDSPPFLIEQYLTNGTRSIPKFIIADGNHNDLATWGPRPAECQKLYLQMVKDHVDMAEKKIALQKWYNEDKGESFQRELLAILKNLPA, encoded by the coding sequence ATGGATTTCGAAACCTATCAGCAGTTATTTTTCGATACGCTAAACAGCCCTGCCCCGGCGGCACCTTATGATAACCCGGATTATTTAAATTATACCCGCTTAAACTGGTCGCGCCAGCAGCGTTGGCTGAAGGTTGGGGTATTGAATACAACGCTAACCGATGCAATTGAAAACATAGTTAACGAACAGCAATGGACGGTAATTACTGAACTTTGGTGCGGCGACGCTTCTCATACCATACCTTTTATACACCGCCTGTCGGAGTTGAACCCGCTGATTAAAGTTGATTACCAGCTGCGCGACAGCCCGCCGTTTTTAATTGAGCAATACCTCACCAACGGCACCCGCTCCATCCCTAAGTTCATTATTGCCGATGGCAACCATAACGATCTGGCAACCTGGGGCCCACGCCCGGCCGAGTGCCAGAAACTATACCTGCAAATGGTTAAAGACCATGTGGATATGGCCGAAAAGAAAATAGCCCTGCAAAAATGGTATAACGAAGATAAGGGCGAAAGTTTTCAGCGGGAGTTGCTGGCTATCTTAAAAAACTTGCCTGCTTAA
- a CDS encoding COR domain-containing protein produces MKNDLELILDLRILLKTVDQDSHFVQTDLFAIAPIGLSGYSLNKNQQVNGIKIGLGEQETEIPLMEIIARFKFLERLVFYVGFTFDFPETLATLSTLKYISLLKIRKIPEVIFERGLFPEKKLPYYFEEFTLNEKSILNRLKLFRKINPVMRIPDKFIKMLIEKNEAETASFNRDVAEDATPGLIGLNEELRFFCSLTKKSRQDLLLQSGLFIDSIEEIEEPPFELINQGYDAVNEYFIQKKKQGTGRLYEAKIVIVGAGESGKTTLIRKLNNPNHPVPNIEDKRTEGIRVTTYPFQATTKYGVKSIQAHIWDFGGQELYHTTHQLFLTPDTLYILLNDNRKNDTDFYYWLNIVTIRAGEESPILMIFNAKDNAARQIIPGQEIYSAFPNLIRTSIDVNFADKDITAIQKMKDTIEHYFTNLDVLGKPFPAYWVKVRDDLSVLTEEHINWNRFAEVCMQNEVNDVLQMQILAKTLHNLGVLLYFSEVFGLDDLIILKPQWCIDAIYAALDTKEIIDNGGRFSENTLARKWSDRRFMGNHLQLLKLMQHFDLCYKIDGTHDYIAPQLLPIEENILTGVRSWAIVFYFDYVFMPAGLITRLIARLSLYIKSTHAWRAGVVLEWEDGTVAEIIEHHLTHRIVIKINGPERKRRLLDIRKCLYDLQRDFKGIKFKETIACNCADCIKGGETTIYELKDLEDYAKHGDNVRCKNGTRKWLSAQHVLEGIAYEEKPRIFISYSHRNESFKDEFRTMISPMEKAGHWKIWDDRWLLPGDSWNKEIIRHLNESNIIVLMITADFFKSNFIYDIELTRAIQRHESGDALVIGIIVSDCMWEETPLSKIQILPKDGVAIERHPNRNGIWKEVANKIKETILVKQGARSRVGGWDQ; encoded by the coding sequence ATGAAAAATGATTTAGAATTAATCCTGGACTTACGGATATTACTGAAAACGGTGGATCAAGACAGCCATTTCGTTCAGACTGATTTGTTTGCAATAGCGCCCATAGGGCTATCCGGATATTCTCTTAATAAAAACCAACAAGTAAATGGCATAAAAATAGGACTTGGGGAACAGGAGACTGAAATTCCATTAATGGAGATAATAGCACGATTTAAATTTTTAGAGCGCCTAGTTTTTTATGTCGGCTTTACTTTCGATTTTCCAGAGACTTTAGCAACTCTTTCAACTTTAAAATATATATCGTTACTTAAAATTAGAAAGATCCCTGAAGTTATTTTCGAACGTGGTTTATTTCCTGAGAAAAAACTTCCTTACTATTTTGAGGAGTTTACTTTGAACGAGAAAAGCATTTTGAATAGGCTTAAACTTTTTCGGAAAATCAATCCTGTAATGAGAATTCCAGATAAGTTTATCAAAATGTTAATTGAAAAAAATGAGGCTGAAACAGCTTCATTTAACAGAGACGTTGCTGAAGATGCTACTCCTGGATTAATTGGGTTAAATGAAGAATTAAGGTTTTTTTGTTCTCTGACAAAAAAATCTCGCCAAGATCTGCTCCTTCAGTCTGGGTTATTTATAGACAGCATTGAAGAAATTGAAGAGCCCCCATTCGAACTAATTAATCAAGGATATGATGCAGTTAATGAATATTTTATTCAAAAAAAGAAACAAGGGACGGGCAGACTTTACGAGGCAAAAATAGTTATAGTTGGTGCTGGCGAATCAGGCAAAACCACGCTTATTAGAAAATTAAATAATCCTAATCATCCCGTTCCTAATATAGAAGATAAGAGAACTGAGGGTATACGGGTAACCACTTATCCCTTTCAGGCAACAACGAAATATGGTGTAAAATCTATTCAGGCGCATATTTGGGATTTTGGAGGCCAGGAACTTTATCATACAACACATCAATTATTTCTTACGCCGGACACGCTTTATATTCTTTTAAATGATAATCGAAAAAATGATACTGATTTTTACTATTGGCTTAACATTGTGACGATAAGGGCTGGCGAAGAAAGTCCGATTCTTATGATATTTAATGCTAAAGATAATGCAGCACGGCAAATTATTCCGGGACAAGAAATCTATTCAGCCTTCCCAAACCTGATCAGAACCAGTATAGACGTAAATTTTGCCGATAAAGATATCACTGCCATACAGAAAATGAAGGATACGATAGAGCATTACTTCACTAATCTGGATGTATTAGGAAAGCCCTTCCCTGCCTATTGGGTAAAAGTGCGGGACGATTTATCAGTATTAACTGAAGAGCATATCAACTGGAATCGATTTGCCGAAGTATGCATGCAAAATGAGGTTAACGATGTTTTGCAAATGCAGATACTTGCGAAAACACTTCATAACCTGGGGGTATTGCTTTATTTCTCAGAGGTGTTTGGGCTTGATGATTTGATTATTTTAAAACCGCAGTGGTGCATAGATGCGATATATGCTGCTTTAGATACCAAAGAGATTATTGATAATGGGGGCAGATTCAGTGAAAACACATTAGCTCGGAAATGGTCTGATAGGCGTTTTATGGGTAACCACTTACAGTTGCTGAAGTTAATGCAGCATTTTGACCTCTGTTACAAAATAGATGGCACTCATGATTACATAGCGCCGCAATTACTACCAATTGAAGAGAATATATTGACGGGAGTACGTAGTTGGGCGATAGTTTTTTATTTTGATTATGTTTTTATGCCTGCGGGATTGATAACTCGTTTAATAGCAAGATTAAGTCTCTATATAAAATCAACTCATGCATGGCGCGCCGGTGTTGTACTTGAGTGGGAAGACGGAACAGTTGCCGAAATAATTGAGCATCACTTAACGCATAGGATAGTGATTAAAATTAATGGCCCGGAGAGAAAACGAAGGCTACTTGATATCCGTAAGTGTCTTTATGATTTACAAAGGGACTTTAAGGGAATAAAATTTAAAGAAACAATAGCTTGTAATTGTGCTGATTGTATTAAAGGGGGCGAAACTACAATCTATGAATTGAAAGATCTTGAAGACTACGCGAAACACGGAGACAATGTTAGATGTAAAAATGGCACCCGAAAATGGCTTTCGGCGCAACATGTACTTGAAGGTATAGCTTACGAAGAAAAACCAAGAATATTTATCTCCTACTCTCACCGCAACGAGTCCTTTAAAGATGAGTTTCGTACAATGATAAGTCCTATGGAAAAAGCAGGCCATTGGAAAATTTGGGATGATAGATGGCTATTACCGGGCGACAGTTGGAATAAAGAAATAATCAGGCATTTAAATGAATCGAACATTATTGTATTGATGATAACCGCCGACTTTTTCAAGTCGAACTTTATCTATGATATAGAACTTACGAGAGCCATTCAAAGGCATGAATCGGGCGATGCCTTAGTTATAGGAATAATAGTAAGCGATTGCATGTGGGAAGAAACACCGCTTTCCAAAATACAAATACTGCCCAAAGATGGTGTAGCTATCGAGAGACATCCTAATAGAAATGGAATATGGAAAGAGGTAGCCAATAAAATAAAGGAGACAATATTAGTTAAGCAGGGAGCGCGAAGCAGAGTTGGAGGCTGGGATCAGTAA